The sequence below is a genomic window from Paramisgurnus dabryanus chromosome 4, PD_genome_1.1, whole genome shotgun sequence.
TATTCTAAACCAGGAGTGAGGAACcttgggtcctggagggccactgtcctgcatagtttagttccaaccctaatcaaacacacctgaattttattttcaagtaatcctgaagactttaatttgattttttaggtgtgtttaattatggttggaactaaactctgcaggacagtggccctccaggacctgggttccccacccctgttCTAAACAAACAGCTCAAGGAAAATAATAAAGTGatcaataaatgtaaaaatttactAGCAGCTCTTACTAAATTGAGTCTGTACTGGATAAATGGCCTGTTCCCAGCATGTGTCTTCCTGTGGGCCAGTGGACAGGTGGTTGTCCTGATCCAGGTGCAGCTGAAACCATATAGCCAGAGCATCAAGAACTCCCTCCTGAGTCACATACAATCTCAGCTGTGTCACCTCTTTGGAGCAGAGACCCTCCAGCTCCTGTAACACATAATATGCTTGATTATTGCAATTATCCTGCTGATTGATAttttgttttgtcaaaaaaaaaaataccattCAATAGAAATTGAGGGTATTTGATCCCTAAGTGATTTTTATGTTACAAAGTTGGCAAGTGTGTGACGTGGTATTTTACATTCTGTTAAAGTGTTGTGCAGTGTCAATTAAACTCACTTGTTCTGAAGAAGAACAAAAACGAGCCTTTATACCTGAACATTATTGAAGTTTATGTCCAGAGCTGTGAAAGGCTGTGTGAGCTGAATGTATCCTCCTCGCATACGGCTCAGTCTTTCAGTAGTGTAGGGCTCTGTACTGTCCTCAGCATCACCCGAACAGCTAACAGGACTGTAGATCTGTCCTACTGCCGACAGGTCCAAACCTCCCAATGACGACACACAAAGTCTGCAGAAGAGAGAAAATCGCAGCTGATTGAATAGTTAGGACATATCGCTTTTGTGCTTTTAGTAGGGCTGCATGGTATTGAAGAGAAATGCAAAACTTGCTTAATGATTTGCAGTACAATAATGaattacatttgtaaaaataattaaaatgtgtttaaaaactaaatattataTAACAAACATACATGtctcacattctttctgattgTTGATAATTTTCCACATGGCAGAGTATACAAGTCAAGCACTCATTCATCAAAATTTTGACTATACATAACCTTTGGAGGTATTCAAATTATTCAGCTATCGCAAACTATTGTGATTTGCATATTACCATGTGAACATCTGCGAAATTTTGATTATTTCGATATCTTGTGCAGCACTAgcctttaaaggcggagtgcacaatttatgaaaaacggtttggaaaagggagtctggctgactaccaaaacaaacttgtagccaatcagcagtaaggagcgTGTCTACTACACTACATCATTGCcagggttgcgtatgtgtggggcgggtctatcaaaagaaggtcaaaattctattggggtaggggtgtgtgtttgttaaagtgatttcaaatgtcaacattggctttcagagatcatggagATCATGTACCCTGCCTTTAATAGAGCTGTCCAATTTGTTAAGAATTTGCCTTTTCAAGCCAAGTTCCCTCTGGAAGTTCTAATAGGTTTTtgatttattgtaaaataaGGTTTGTGGTTAGTTATTTAAGACTTTTGGGTTGTTCTACAATATAAATTCAGCAAAATTGTAACCTTAAAAtcttttgaaactgcattaGAAATGTTAGACACTAACGGTTGCAAGTGAATagtaaaacaatatttttgtaaaaaatgcatttatcgTATCGCATTCCGgtgaacatttgaagtgctgATCCATGTACACTCTTGATAAATAATACTGCCCATATCTCACTCTGAGAGGAAGAGGTTAAAGGACACTACATTGAATTAATAAATTGAACCAAATAGTATTATTTACACAAGGAGTTATGAATAAAGAACAGCTCTAATGTAAGGAAAACTTTGTATTATGATGAACGTCTCCAGGTTGAAATCAAAAGTCATTTCCGTGATCCATTAgttagtacactgtaaaaaatctttgctgccaaaatgttttgttgaatcaactcagatttacaagtcatgtcaacttactgTTATTTATATTGACAAGAGAtaagttgctacaacttataaaatgaagttgacttatttcaactatattttataagttaacaactcatctctagtaaTAAAAACTCATCTTTAATCGagataaataatattaagttgaaatgacttctTGAAAtgaaatctgagttgattcaacaatttttttttacagtgtatgtctCAGTACTTGCACACTATTTTGCTACGCACTCAGATGTGTATACTTTCCTATAACAAAAACAGTACTTACATTTAGAGCTTTGAGTAAGTAGGCAAATTGGGATGCAGTATAACTTTGACTATACAACTCAGTTAATGAATCTGTCCTGCATTTTGAACAATTAAAAGTaacagtaaaataaatattattatttatcaggCATGTGCAGAGAAAGGGGGGGTGcccaaagtgccctttttgtaTAGGATGAAGAAAGAACGAATCCGAAAATCTTGAATACCTGCTGCTCCCAAGGTCTCTGCAAAACACTTATCACTTATGCACAAACAGCTTTGGTCTCTCACCTTTGGTTTCTGCGGATTTCATGACACTGCACAGCCACTCCAAACACAGTTGCACCTGCAGGTATTACCCGGCCTGTTTGCGAGGGACTGGGAAGGGGTTCTTCAGGGTTCTGTTGaaaagttttaataaaaaaaaaaaaaattgtttgatCCATGTTAATTTCAAATGTACCTCTGATAGCCACTAGGTGGACCTATTGGCTCAAATTtaaaatgtcacctttaaagaaGAGGCTAATTATTAagaaagtttgaaaaaaaatgccatattcaaAGCAAGgatttggaaaaaaaattatctgtaCTTAGAATGGGAAAGTATtgaattagtttgtttaaaatttgCTTACATGTTTAAAGTAAGGTAACTTAAAATTTCAGGTGGGAATCCAAGTCAACGTTCATGGTTAAATAAAGATCAGAACAGTCAGAAGAGCATTGACAAAGGACTTACAGGTGGAGGTAAAAGTAGGTGCTTCCATGCATGGATCAGACTCTCAATGATGCCCTCACCGAACAACCCTGCATCTACAGTCTCTGTTACAACCAGTGACACCCTAACAAGAGTGGCATAACACAGACACAATACAtgccattataaaataatataaatcatATCCCTCTTTATAAGACAGACAATAATTTTTCCAagaataataaacaaaacaaataaaaaatattatttaggtGAAGATGAAAAggttttacctttttggaatgtTTTTGGGTATTTCCATGTCCAGAGACTTCATGTGAATGATCTTGATGCTATCTGCCATCCCATTGGCTGAAACCACCTCACATGCCAGCTCATACATTGTCTTTGACAGCTCACAGGCATAGACTTCAGAAGCGCCGGCCATCTTTGCGCACATTCTAACATGCCAACCAAACAGTGTCAAAACACACTTGCTTGCTTCTGTATAATATAAGCAGTAGCAGATGCTTGGTAAGTACCGTTACATAATATGCTTTTGAGAAATCTCACCCAAGGATGCCAGTGCCAGTTCCAATATCCAGAACGGTGTTGCATCCTCCTTCAACAGCTTTCTGAATAGCCAGTTGATACTTGTGGTTTCGGCTATGGTCATTAAGCATTAAGAAATGCCAGCGTTCCACCAACCAGTTAGCAACACGATAAAAGTTCTCCTTTGCTTCTGGAAAATCTGGCCTGAGCTTGAGGGCTTTGTAAAAATGGCCAGCAGCCTCATCCCGAAATCCCATTCTGAGAAAAATAGAACAATAATTTACTAAATTACAGTTTGACACGACTCATGACTAAACTAACAACAAGGTCTAACAAAATACCTAAAGAGATGCTCTCCCATGCTGTTCACTATCACCTCATCGACCGGAAACAACTCCATAGCTTGTTCATAGCAATCAAAAAGTTCCTTAATGCGTCCCAGAGAGTCCAGCTCATCTGCCCATTTAAACAATGTAAATCTGAAAGACTCCTGTAGATAGAAATATATACATTCAGCTTAAACATAACTTCTTTAAAGCCTTAAACTTCTGAAACCTTGCACTGTTGTTGTAATCAGATATGTCttactgacacaaagacatagAAGTGATAAAAAGCTGAACAAACTTTACTTTTGCAAACTCTTTCAGGGCTGGGGCGACACTTAAAGCCAGGAGATAGTGAACAAAAGCTGTGCCATAGTCCTGACTGAAAAGACACTGCTGCGCACTTTCAAGTGATCTTGACACCAACTCATTTCTCGCAGCATCTTCTCTCTGTGCTCGCCTATGACGCCTCGTTCTTTTTGGTCTTGTGGTGGCGTTGGGCATCTTTCCTGTAAATACATTAATTCATCACTTTTATATATTACAGActgttattaaaacagaaatagaTCAACAAATTATACAAAATGTAACAACTGATGAAACCCCATAAGCAGGAGCATTTACAGTAGGATGATGGGAATGAGAACTAGCAGACGAGGAAACAATATAAAACATCAATTCACAAAAGACAAATTTAATTACCAAAGGAAGAGGTTTTACATCAAAATATAACACGATTCTAAGTGTTCAGTTGTAATATGATGGGGGCCAAATTTATCAAGTTATTTAAGGCTACACGTCTCAATTACCTGTTTCAAATTTGCCAGTAGCGATCCCGTTtgcaaatatttataaaattacGTGCAACTCCAACCTGTGGCTGTAGCTAAGCCCCAGtgtattttaaacatattttatattGCTATATATCCATGCTAATTGATATTGTGTCACTCAATGATGCAGTGATGATGCCGCTCAGCCGCTGCACTGTACCGAAGGTCCGTTCAGTACAGTCCGGCGGGTGGAAACAAGAACTACAGTTCTAGTGTTCCGCATGGGATTTCGTTTACTGACTCAGACCAGTCCATTAAACTTATACTAACAGCTTTAGTTGAGTAACAAACATTTCATGACAATGCAAAATACCTTTTTGGGTATGAACACATGTAAACGTGTATAAAATCACCGTCTGTGGCTTGATATTCCCAGAACTGTCCCGATTTTCCAGAAAGCCGAGCGTGATGACGTGATGGCATGAAAAAGCCCCTAGAGTCCTGCACGGCACGCGGGAGGAGACTCGCGCTCGACTGTCATTCACGGGACAGAAAGCCTGACTGGACGTTATTACCTTAAATTAAATACACGTAGTGGTGGCGTatatctgttttattttatcGTGCGAGAGGACTAAGACACACATAGCACACCCAGATCCAAGTTTACTTTTGAAAGGGTTGTGACTTGGGAAGTTTCATTCCCAAGAGAAGTCCTGTCGTGTTTGGTCACACCGAGAAATATACGAGGACGCGCTAGTAAAGCCTTTTAACCTTAACATTCTCTTCATTTTTAacggttttgtttttttatctgAACATTTTTTCATTCGCTTGTCACTTTCTAACGGGATATAATCAGTAGCTAGTACGTAAACTAGCTGAGTCCAGTAAAAATGGGTTTACACCCGTTGGAGTTTAGTGAGTGTTACCTGGACAGCCCTGCTTTCAGGGAGAAAATCAAAGCTCATGAAGCCGAACTGGACAAAACGGGCAGATTTATCAAGGAACTATATAAAGATGGCAAGAACCTCATCAATGCCACAAAACGTAAGTGTCAACCCATGCCTGTCACTTTATTTCTGTTTGTAACGTTACAATGCTAAGCTCTTATAATGCTGTACTGTTGTGCGATATTTCGATGTGTGAAGGTCATCATGTAAGTTCTTTACTGCTGCTAGGACCTTGCTAGAGTTTTTAAAGGATTGAATGGTGTAGAGAGAGAAACATATAAATCATTTGGTGCAGTGCACGTAGAGAAAGTAGGCTTGCGTGGCGATACAGCTGCTGACCTCATGATCGGTTGGTTTATGATTTACATGCATAATGAGCTGAGCTAATTCACAGTGTGTGCAAAACAGGCGTTTTAAGGCGGCTTTTTGGTCTGTTTACATTATATCTCTAACGTACAATGAAAATTTGAAACCGTTTGTGTGGCATGAAACAAAATCCTGGTCAGACGTCACGTCAGCAGTTACATCTTCATTTGTGGTCTAAACACCTCATGTGACCTTCACATCCGTCTGTAAATGCCTCTTCCCATGTATGTATTTTTAGCAATTTCTTGTAGATGAGGAAGGAAAAATAACTAGAAATTAAGCTCGCATATTACTTAAACATGCCTTGATTGTTCAGACCTTTTTTGGACTTGCTTGAATTATTGAAATATCTGCTGGTGTGTCAGGTCTTATCTTTACTATGATCTGTTGTTTTCACAACTAGACTTTTTTGAAGTTGGGGACTATAGGGAAAAACCAAAACCAATGTTTAAACCTGTTTTCTTTAGGTGCTGTGTTTttcatttcattcattcattcttttaTTATTTGGTGCTCATTGTACAACACAAGACAAGGAACCACAACATAAGACACAACTACAGGGTGAACACAAAACATGAAACACATAGGATTTGTAGGTGCTGTTAAAAAGCAATGTTGAAAGCTGTTTTGATACTTCAAGACATCTAAAGCAGATATTGTCATTTGttcctctttctttttttgtcaTATTCATGATGCATAGTTGTGTGTCATAACTTCTTTTATGGATAATTCTGTAAGGGGGTGCAAAATTAGAATGTGCAGGCACAGTATTAACCACACAACCACTGCCCACATGATATAAAGACTTGGGTGGCTTAGGTTTGTTTAGCTTAATGTGTAGAGTAGAAACAATAGAGATCCTTGATGAACTGACCTTTGGAGAGACATTGAGCATATAGGTTAATAACCCAACCCATTTGTTTTAACCTCAAGAATAAGAAActaagaaaataatattttagtCTATTTTTATAGTGTTTTGCGACATCctcttttcctttttaaaagaaTAGTTCAACGGAAAGTGACAATTCTCTTATAATTTAATCTCTTGCCTTCCTGCATGTATTTAACTTCCTTTCTTCATTTGAacacaaattaattattttctattttatGCCATCATTTTATTTTCTCATGAACTAATTCCCCGTCAGAAAAAAGTTACCagacagcatttttttatgattttcaatagtttaatgcctttcagaaattttctttaaatatacaaacatccactatatcaaatgaaagcaccgaccctctgctttaaaaaaaagtttcatcatatcttcctttgtttacatttatctcaaatatgggtagattTCTTTAAAATAGCACATTTTGAACAAAAAACTGAGATTATTGCATTTTTGAAGCTGACTTTTGTTATATTCAGAGCAATGGTCAAAACATGcagttttttactgtttttatctCTGTgaatgctttagtgttttataagttgggtaagagcgccacatAGTGGATGAAATAATAGCGGAAATGGTATTggctagggatgggcattcgattaagttttctttgtcgatcgtcgggagaattaacgatcgactatcgattaatcattaatatttttataataaaaatttgttatttaactacttaaaaaaatgcaatgaatacaaatatacagcgtgtttttcctcgatgagacctttattacaagatcaacttgtggcagtgagttaaactatgtttcaaacatatatgtgAGTGCATgtgcggtgctctaaagcagcggaacctgcagctgcgagccagcgttcttaaacagagacctcattagttccaaaataaaaaaaaacagattcatgtttaacattaaattaaacaaaaaacataatacttagatctgaaaggttttgtcaaaatgtaaCTCAAAATTATTCAAGCCAGAAGAAAGTGCAAGATATTAGCCTTCCTAACATTAGGCTATAACAAATTAGGCTATTTAAAGCCACGTGAAAAATAACTAACTTAAGTAACTCGCATAAAACTTCTGCACCagtctactgattttttttgagaaataaaaGCACGTTTTGGGGTCAGACACGACCGCAACCCAGTCCAGCCGCCGCCGAAAACACCCGCTCCGAGGAGACTGACCGGGATGCACAGGTACCTCAGCGCTAACTTGGCTTATTCCGCATGCagagtatgtgtgaaacagcgtgcgttttgtgagccccattcaccattgtttaattatactaacatagtcttttagtttttatttgttgtaaaacaaCAGTAGACACAAATTTACTATGGTCTCCAACTCCACAATATATCATAACCATGGTTTGTAGTAAAATTGCGGAAATACAAATCGTTtttaatctgcaaaaaaaaaaaaaaaacattttcacaatgataaaatcATGGCTAATTTTCCTAAGGCAGTAATTACACAATTATATATGTTTGAAAGACGGAgatgcgcacctgtcaatctattacataacagagcaAGGCCAGAGACAACGTGCTCATAAACGGGAgtaatatggaataatgtgtgcatctttgaataactgtaagtataaatttcttttaaatatatttttgtcatataaagttttgagacaTGGCCAGGCTTTTTTCACTTTTATTGCTCATTTAGACTTATTGTGCGGGTAACAGCGTTTTTGACGCATTTACCTCAGAGATTATTTTAGCAATATTGCTtttttccggtaataataatacaatttatatttcaatcctgtttcattgtctgtttattcatttcattatgctgttatgttaatgtgaggatatttatttgccatatgaaacgtgccgttatatgaatacttttgtatattctaattatatgcggaataatgtgtgcatctttgaataactgcaGGAATACAGTTGCTTATTATTGtcataaagttttgagaaataataatattgtgaGGATTTATTTCCATATGAGACGCTTTTTGTCATTGAATACTCTCGTTTATTATTTGgaaacatatacatacatagtaggaaatatataatgcgGAAGGGTAGACTTGCAAAGTTACtctgcttatttttatttatgatatatgtggagataaataaagcattgcaaaactgctgatttgatccattcagatcctgaccaccaggctggagattttaaacatccttaatccacacttactagtctgtcaaataatatctaaaatatattattttgtggaaaaaaaattgATGCTTTGTTCTACTGTTTATGCGGAAAAGTGTTCACAGAAAGTGTCAATCACATGAATGTTTTATATGCAGAATAAGCGGTCAGCAGCGCACTGCAACGGGTGCTTGACGGATTCGCCGCACACATACGCAAACGCACTGCATACGGAGTATTTGTGAAACAGgagttagataaaaaaaatgcattcgaTTAATTGATAACAAATTAACGGGATCGACGAAATTCTTAAcaatcaattatcgatcgtcgattaattatgcccatccctagtatTGGCTTAAAAACTCTTCATCGTCAATGAccgcgtttacatgcaccctaataatgtgattataatgggattttgacaatactgcgattatactttacctcatgtaaacGCAATAATTAGATAAAAATAAtgcgattaagctcataatCGCAGTAAGTATAGTCGCATTAAAAGAGGTGGCGTACGCCGTTTATAATCGCAGTATGCGTCCATGTAAACGCTTTAATCGCATTTATACAGCACTAACTGAAGTGCGAGTGTGTTTTAGTCACGCACcttaacttcttacaccctgaagctattttggggattttcacctggatttggcctacccaatttcaaaagcatcccatacccacatgcagaggtttacatacaaaagtttggtatcattttacaggtaaccctttgaaattacataaaacactgttaaaagtgctcaacatggttgtatgtgttgtcagtcctctaataaacacaaaaataaataggcgctttttgatgtttttttctaaagtttttatttgaaagtatataactctggccctgggtatctcaggtccctgcagagagttttgtttgattccagcaattgtcagcttacagaggaaaaaggaattttttctctatcataatctatgcaaaagttattttactccaactgaagggaggaataatacgcttatggtgtacaatttctgccaaaaaacatttgaagtgctaccataaccacatactgtggaataaatgcaatttctttatatcattttaaagaaaaccctttgaagttacataaaaagctgctgtttgtgacaaatattgttatttatgttgtttttcctaTGATGAAACGccaaatttaattttttatgttgtaaatactgtctttgatagtgtataactctggttctgtgtgctctagcagactgcagacagttctggttgttaacagcagcagacagtaaacacccaaaaaaagaatgaactctttagcatgtagcattcaaaagatattcttattttactgaagggtgcgaaaatacatttttcatataaatattaattttttgttttgcacatataaaaaatagtaagggattatatatgcaaacaaccaaagaaaatgctgtgaatggactcattgtttagagtaggacctaaaataaaagatggtgtatcatttgtggctatatgtgctatctgaggcagtccacactcaagtttcccatatgtttacaaaagacaattttttaccttattattcattcagcGATTGTTagatatgtgttgatattagaacaaaaataacgctgtagccttattcctgagaatgagagctttcatttgatataagacttgcccatgtttgtcatttttgaaaaatatgaaatatgtaaatattaaatgatataataaaatattgggggggtgatagtgtaaattaagtgtaaataactttcttacagtaaaacatatgtcaaagtgatgcatatctgcagaaagtagagactctaagctttcaaacagtatctcatatgtgttactggggtccatgacggagcatcaaagattaaaagaatattttatattaagtcaaaatacgaaattctggacccgggacagggtcctcagggttgaagaggttaagCACAAATTCGTTTTAAACTTGACATTAGGAAGTTTTACATGAACTCTGCCAACACGACTCGCTGTCAGCAGTCTGCCTTCATTCAGAAACAGCTCAAATAACACGACAGCAGTGTATAAAACCTTTAAGGGACATTATAACGATAATTATAACGATAAATATATTAGTGACCACATCATAatgataacttcatgctaattcgctCAACGAGCGCGGCATTACCTAATACCTAaacacatattatttttgcatccgaaccgcggtacgcttgcatcatcaagctgcagccggcgcgttctcatgttgcttggcaaccgctgtaaacgagaagacgacaagTGTGATTGACTAACTGCAAacagagagatgatttctgaatgccccCGCAAAAATTAACGTTGGCGGACAGACCGCGTTGAcatcgaaacgactttagtatgtttgcgGCAGACAGACGgaagtgcgtttctgtattatttctttgaaaacaaaaccaaagcacgcattctatgcattttgttgtcaatgtaagtgcacgcacacaaacacacacatctgttttggtgggacattccatataatacgtaattaacagcggttcacttccgcgatttggtacgattgcgctcacattatcagcgaaccgatctggagttcacatgaaacgaaccccagaccaccctttttaagcggactcgagtacgtttcgcgggtgcgcacccgagttcggaagacagcgttcacatcatccaaatgtaccgaactctgatgtcaatcgaacccgggtgcgcaccaaaagtgctaatgtgaaaacgccctcaatgtatgctgttcttgttgcatttacacagcgggaaaccagcagatgtcctcaactCGCTGCGTTTCGCGTAACTAAACAATGAATGTAGTAGGTTAATATCTTACCTTTTGGCGTAGTCAGTGTGGTAGAAAAAATTCACAGCAATAACTGCATCAGCTctggatacctgaggtaattttatgttataacCTCAGCAATGAATGTGCTTTCTACTGCACTTTAAGTGCGCGTGCACTtcaagttcaaatagatttgattggctgtcaatggtttatcgttcatcatGTGCCAAAATCGCTATCGTTATAGTTGTTGTGTGAGCTCTGCTattatctttaatataaaacgatttttaaaactatatttttatatcatgtGAACGCCCTTTACAGGCACTGTCATATTTATATCTTCATCATGGCACCGGATAATGAAATACATCTATAACAACGTGTTTGTCATTTtacgtaagtaaattaaaacagtgaccatatatgtgagttcatcatttgtgctctgcattggactttgtgtgaataatccgaaaataaaaactgcatgtaaaccggagtgaagaggttagccccagtcatgtaaacatcttactAAGATTAAGACCTTACTCGCATTATTGGAAATAATCGCATTATtggtgtgcatgtaaacgtggtcAATGATGtggtttctcttaattgacgagataacttgttaATAGCGGTGAAAAATTAGTCCAAAATAAGTCCAAAAAATGTTTGTCATTTAAGTAATCCAGTTTAGTGCTGCCGCGAATAGTCGACgtagtcgacgtaatcgacgatGAAAATTTGTCGACGGCAATTTTTTTAGTCGAGGAGtcgcatatttatttttttccgtcTCAAACGGCCCACTGTAATTCTGTCTCATGTCTCAAATGGCTCAATGTATTTCACCTCCACACCAGTCTGTGCGCTGTGCGCGCCCTGCTGGTTAATCTGCTACGCTATCATCTTTCTTCCCTCTCCCCTGCCTTCACTgctttaattttgaaaaattgGCGGTGGCAGGTGAGTCTGTGGAATTATGAGTCGGAAAGCTTCCGAAGTATGCAAGTATTTTAAGCCAAGTTGTGATAAAAGAGTGGTCTGTTACACCGTGCCAAACGTCGCTGGCTTATCACGGGAGCACAACGACAATGCACGAGCATCTCAAACGAAAACACTCGGGAGTTATTGACGATACACCCACAGAGAATAGGACAACGTAAGTAACTGTTATATGATTATTAATGGAATGGCGAGCTAGTCAGTACtgttttattaactcttttgaGAAGTACAATGACTCTgtctttggatgttaaaggcTATGTTTGCTCGTGATTCCGCCACGGAATCAACACTGGACgcaacaaatagatttttcatgattcccatttacatttttattttactattttaaacGGCTCAATTCATTGTTGCGAGTGTTCAGCgcgtgtctctctctctctctctctctgtctctctttctctcatgtTGCTTGCAGCGCCTCGACCGCGCGCGCCTCTCTCTTACGTGACAGTGAAAAGGTGGCAGTGTTTTTAATGTACTTTCTTTTTTGCGTAAACGTCAACATTCACAGATGTCTCTGACAAAGACGACTGATCGAGTTAACATGACTTGAAGAAAGATTAGCAGTAGTGTGAGTCTGTGTGCGAGCTTTCTCCCTCCCTATGATGCTGTATGCCGTGTTCTGTAGTCTATGTAACAACAACAGTGTATTCTcttatatttctgaatttgcaccgaattgtctgcgctatatcactcgcatttaa
It includes:
- the prmt9 gene encoding protein arginine N-methyltransferase 9, which gives rise to MPNATTRPKRTRRHRRAQREDAARNELVSRSLESAQQCLFSQDYGTAFVHYLLALSVAPALKEFAKESFRFTLFKWADELDSLGRIKELFDCYEQAMELFPVDEVIVNSMGEHLFRMGFRDEAAGHFYKALKLRPDFPEAKENFYRVANWLVERWHFLMLNDHSRNHKYQLAIQKAVEGGCNTVLDIGTGTGILGMCAKMAGASEVYACELSKTMYELACEVVSANGMADSIKIIHMKSLDMEIPKNIPKRVSLVVTETVDAGLFGEGIIESLIHAWKHLLLPPPNPEEPLPSPSQTGRVIPAGATVFGVAVQCHEIRRNQRLCVSSLGGLDLSAVGQIYSPVSCSGDAEDSTEPYTTERLSRMRGGYIQLTQPFTALDINFNNVQELEGLCSKEVTQLRLYVTQEGVLDALAIWFQLHLDQDNHLSTGPQEDTCWEQAIYPVQTQFNTLKRGDELLVEVSCNDAYLRLCCVAVERDGHTFHLDNGNKGPPKILNPNPEAELCSALAGLQTHPEKPSPTFTLECSEIALLNNVTYHSCFQRAMSKLLASLKSTIRSQESDPSSDPVYVLDVSEGFSVLSLIAAKSGLGSDEDKQMSPGFVQAYSSVEKEHHQTMLRLLAKDNGVPESTLEFWLNHMEDDSAVIQRPATEKLWSGIILDCIETCGLIRQKMLEKAVIARCLLEEGGQIFPERILIHGMLVESNTLLQESAVQGTEPTLGFNIAPFINQFTVPVHMFLDLSTLECTHLSKPVELFTLDLMNSTANYTNREVKVQVSTAGKVTAIPFWYQIHLDSELSVSTFSEDSHWKQAAVVLQQPLEVSRGDWVHLSIQLQKSSISITAAKEEGPGANDVGREEGMVASP